CATCGATAAGTCTGCCGGTATCATCAGGACGGTCTGCATTGAGGAACAGCCTCTGTCTGCGGAAGAAGCTGTCATGCTTTTTGACGCGCTGCTTGCTCAATGACTTGAACAGCGGTACGCCCCGGTCGATGCTTGCTGCAATGATGGACAGAGCGAGCATGCCGTTCAATATGAGGAACCACCACGAAGAATAGAGGTTGTGGAATCCAAGGGAATAGTAGAGGTACCCGAGGGTGCCATAGTTTTCCTGATAGTACTCGGCTGGATCGACGCCGAGCGGGATGAAGTATTCCTGGGGGAAGATCGTACCGATCGACGCCGCAATGGCGATGGCCAGTATGATGGAGACCCCGACCTTGATGGAGGTGAAGAAGATCCAGATCTTGTCGAAGATGCTCTTCGACTTCGTCTTGGACCTTACCGCACTGCCATCATACCTCATCAGGTCTTTTATTTTGTTCTTGTCGTAATCACTGTTAATCATTTTGCCGCAGGACTGGCACAGCTGAGTGCCGGGCGGATTGACATGACCACAGGATTCACATTTTATTTCCTTTAGTTCCATTGCTGATTCATCCTATTCTGTGGATTCACTGATAAACGCATTGATATCATCATGAGTGAGCTGATATTCCTGTTTTTTGACGATGATCCCCTCTTTGTTTACGGCGATCGTCGTCGGTAGTGGGCCGATATTATAGGCTTCGGTTACACTTTTTGACTGATCCAGTGCTATGGGGAATTCCAGGTTGGCATCGAGGCCCGAGATGAACTGACGGATCTGCTGCTCATTTTCGCCAACATTGACGGCGACGATTTCATAATCCTCATGTCCTTCTGTATAGATGTCATTCATATCCGGCATTTCCTCCCGGCAAGGTTTGCACCATGTGCCCCAGAAATTCAGGATGACTCCTTTATCTTCGGTCAGCTTGGACAGCTGGATCTCTTCCCCTTCAAGTGTCGTCAGTTTGAAGTCCACGGCCTCATCACCGACCTCAACGGCCTTAGTGCCTGAAGTCAGGTTGAACCACACTGTAACACCTATGAGTACGGTGATGGTCAAGATGATGCTCACTCTGAGGATGTTGCGTGTACGTCCCTTCATATTTATCACCTGCCTGTAGTTCTGATTCATAAATTCAATTATATCATCTTATAAAATTGTCCTGTATGACAGTATTATGACAATTGGCGGGTTCAGGACGCCTTGGCGTTTGCGATCAGCTTCTTGACTTCATGCGGTTTGAGGAAACGGTATTCCCCTTCCCCAAGTCCTTCAAGTGTCAGGAAGTCATAGCTGATGCGCGTCAGTTTGATCACCTTCAGCCCGAAGTGTTCGAACATCCGCCTCACCTGGCGGTTGCGCCCTTCATGTATCGTCAGCTCAAGGATCATCTGCCTGTCCTTCTTATCACGGATGACCTTCACATCTGCCGGCGCCGTGACACCGTCTTCGAGACGGATGCCCTTGCGCATCTGCTTCTGTTCCTCACGCTTCAGGATGCCGTCGATCTTTACACGGTATGTCTTCTTCATTTCATATTTCGGATGCGTCATGTACTGGGTGAACTCCCCATCATTCGTCATGAGCAGGATGCCGGAAGTGTCATAGTCCAGGCGGCCTACAGGATACAGCCTGACGTCCATCCTTTCGAATGCGTCGACTACAGTACGGCGGCTCCTCTCGTCTTCAGCCGTGGAGATCTCCCCTGCCGGTTTGTAGTAGAGTATATAGACCTTCTCCTCCTGGCTGATCGGCACGCCATCGACTTCAATCTTGTCGTTCTGCTTCACTTTTGTCCCGAGTTCCGTGACCGTCTGGCCGTTGACCTTCACCCGGCCCTCCTCTATCATCACTTCTGCTTTTCTTCTTGAAGTGACACCACTATTTGCGATTGCCTTCTGTAATCTTACCTCTTCCATTACTTTTCCTCCTCTATGCTTTCAAAAAATAAATCCATTTCTTCCTGTTCAAGAATTTCCTTCTGTGTCGGCAGCGCCTCAAGCGACTCCAGGCCGAACAGCTGCAGGAAGTGCCCGGTCGTGACGAAATGGGCGGCCCGCTCATCATGCATGTTCTTCTTTGCGATCAGCCCCTTGCCAAGAAGCGTGGAGACGGGACCATCTGATGCGACCCCCCTCATCATTTCTATGTCGCCTCTTGATACCGGCTGGTTATAGGCGATGATGGACAGGACCTCAAGCGAAGCCTGCGACAGCTTCTGGCTCGGCCTGTCGTCCAGAATGCGCTGGATATACTTTTCCATTTCGGGGGTCGTCTGCAAAAAGTATCTGTCCCCGTGCCTCTGTATGGTGAGGTTTGGTCTGGAATACTCCCCGACCACCTTCTCGAGATGTGCCTTCGTAATCGGTACATGCATGATCATCTGTTCCTCGGAAAGGCCGGCGTCCCCTGCAATATACAATAATCCTTCAATGATTTCCATCTTCTCCATTAGTCATACAGCCTTTCAATTTCAAAATCCTCATGGCCCCGTGGACGGATGGCCAGCTGGTTGTCCTTCACGAAATCCAGCAGCGTGATGAATACCGCCACGACTTTGGGCTTCGATTCGGAAAAGGTGAAGAGGTCCCGGAGCCCAAGAGTCCTTTTACCCTCAAACCGCTGACGCAGGAATGCCTCCGCAGCCTCCCGGGAGACGGATTCCCTTCTGACGGTGATGTTCCGTGGGCGGTCGATTGAGATCCTGTCCCTCACCTTCTGGTATGCCACCATCAGGTCGGCAAGGGAGACTTCAAGCGGTGCGTCATCGTCCGCCTGCTCCTCGAAGACGTGGGGTGCCTTGATGTAGATCCTTTCATTCTGCTTCTTCAGCTCCGCCAGCTGTTCGGCATACTGCTTGTAGTTCTGGTATTCGATGAGCTGCTCCATCAGTGATTCCCGCGGGTCCTCATACTCCTCCTCCAGATGGGGCGGTTCAGGCAGGAGCATATGGCTCTTTATTTTCAGCAGTTCGCTGGCCATCACGAGGTATTCGCTCGCCACATTGATTTCCAGCTCTTTCATTTCGTCGATATATTCCATATACTGACGGGTGAGCGTCTTCATCGGTATGTCATAGATATCGATTTCCAGCTCTTTGATCAGATGAAGAAGAAGGTCCAGCGGTCCTTCGAATACATCCAGTTGTACTTTGTATCCATTCATAAAAATTACCTCGATATCAGGAGACGATAACATGAAACTGTTTCATCTTATAGATTTCTATAACGAACTCATTATAAAGCAAGATTACTTTGAATGCCATGAAATCATGGAGGCCACGTGGAAGTCGTCCCCCGCATTCTCCAAAAATGATGCAGAAGTGTTCCTTATTCTTCTTGCTACCGGAGAATACCATTACAGGCGCGGGAATATCAATGGGGCGGTAAGGTCATACCGCCGTGCGCTGAAGCTCTATGAGGAGAACACCTATGATCTCACTGCACTCGGCATGGGGGAGGAACTCGTCGAAATGATGATCGCAAGGATGGAGAACATGGAAGATATGCCATTCCACCCCCTTGCCTATCCATTGACGGAGGACATGTGGCAAGCGCTGCACGAACATGGCGGCTATGGGCCGTCGTCGGATATTGAAGCTTTCAAGAGGTGGACGCGGGACCGGGTCGTCCAGGATGAGGAAATCGTCTGCAAACACCGCCTGCGTGACCGTACGGATGTCCTTCTGGAGAGGGAATCTGCCATCAAAAAAAGAAAACATCGGAAATGATGTTTTCTATAGGACAAGCACCCAGTAGACGAACCCCCATATCAGAGCAAGGAGTGCAACCAGGATGAAGGTGAAGTATTTATTCTTCATCTGATGAAATCTCCTTGAACAAGCTTTCGCCATGAGTATCATATTCAATTTTATAGTTTTCGGCGATGGTGGCTGCGATATCGCTGAAGGTACTGGAGTCCCTGAGTGGTCCGTAATGCATTTCCCGTCCCGTCTTCATCAGAAGCGGGACATTTTCACGTGTATGATCCGTACCGGTGTAGGTCGGGTCATTGCCGTGGTCTGCAGTGATGATCAGGAGGTCATCTTCACGAAGCTTCGATACGATTTCAGGCAGACGGTCATCGAAGGCCTTCAGTGCATTGCTGTAGCCTTCAGGATTCCTTCTATGGCCATAGAGCGCATCGAAGTCGACCAGATTGAGGAATGACATGCCATTGAAATCCCTGTCCATCACTTCAAGCAGCTTGTCCACGCCATCTTCATTGTTCTTCGTACGTACCGAATCCGTGATGCCCGATCCTGTGAAGATGTCGTTGATCTTGCCTATTGCGATGACATCATTGCCGTTGTCCTCAAGCGCGTTGAGCACTGTGCGCCCGAAGGGTTCAAGTGCATAGTCATGCCTGTTTTCCGTACGTGTGAAGTTTTCACTGGAGTCGCCGACATATGGACGGGCGATCACCCTGCCCACGAGGAAATCGGGATCGGTCGTCATTGCGCGGACCTTTTCACATATGGTGTAGAGCTCATCAAGTGGAATCACATCTTCATGGGCCGCTATCTGCAGTACGGGGTCATTCGAAGTATAGACGATCAGATCCCCGGTCTTCATCTGGTGCTCACCATATTCCTTGATGATTTCCGTGCCGCTGGCAGGCTTGTTGCCGACGATGTCACGGCCCGTGGCTTCACGTATCCTGTCGAGCAGTTCTTCAGGGAACCCGTCAGGATAGACTTTGAATGGCTTCTTGATGTTCAGGCCGGCGATTTCCCAATGCCCTGTCATCGTATCCTTACCCTGGGAGACTTCACTCATTTTGCTGTAGAAGGCTTCCGGGGATTCCGGACATCCAAGGCCTGGAAGCGGATCGATGCATCCGAGCCCGAACTTCTCAAGATTGGGCAGTTCTACCGGATGGCTCTCAAGCGTGTGCTTCAGCGTATGTGTGCCGGCATCGCCGAACTCGGCAGCGTCATGCTGGGCACCGATGCCAACCGAGTCGAGGACGATCAGATGGATTCTTTTGTACATTGTATCTCCTACTTTCTTGGGTGGAATTTTTTATACATTTCTCTGATTTTAACAGCAGAAATCTGCGTGTAGATCTGTGTTGTGCTGATGTCGGAGTGGCCCAGCATCTCCTGGACCGCTCGCAAGTCCGCGCCATTCTCAACAAGATGTGTGGCGAAGGAGTGGCGGAAAGTGTGCGGGGTGATGTTCTTGCTGATGCCGCTGGCCAATTCATACTTCTTCACCGTTTTCCACAAACCCTGACGTGTGAAACCTCTGCCGCGATTTGTGATGAACAGCTCTTCTGCGTCATCATCCTTCAGCAGGGCCAGACGTTCATTCGCTATATACTGTTCCAGCAGCTCCCCGACGAAGTCGGTGATCGGAACAATCCGCTCCTTGCTCCCCTTCCCCATGATGCGGATGTAGCCCATATCGGTATTGAGGTCCGAAGTCTTTATGTCTATCAGTTCACTCACCCGGAGGCCGGAGGCATATAGGAGTTCCATCATCGCCCTGTCCCTGATGCCTGCCACCGACTGGTCGGGGGTCGCGAGGAGGCGCTCCATCTCTTCCACCGTCAGATAGACCGGAAGCTTTTTTGCTTCTTTGATGGAATGCAGCCGGAGGGCCGGATTATGCGTCGTGATGCCATCATTGACCAGGAACTGGTGGAAATTTTTGAGTGTCGACTGCATGCGCGAAATCGTCTTGGCACTCTTGCCCGCCTGCTTCAGTTCCTTTAGGAAGGTGATGAGCAGCTCAGTGTCGATCCGTGAAGGATCGAGCGTTTTCCGCTCGGTCAGATATGCTTCATACTGGAGGAGGTCCTGGCGGTAGGAATTGATGGAGGACTGGCTCAGCCCCTTTTCGACACTCAGGAAAAGCAGGTACTCATCAATATGCCTTTTGAAATCCGTATCCATTATTCCTTCTTGCTCTGGCAGTCGCCGCATATTCCATGGAAAGTAAGCCGGTGGTCGGTCACTTTGAAGTTATGGTCCTTTTCGACAATCTTCTCTACATCCTCCAGAAGGTCTTCTTCTATTTCCTCTACTGCTCCGCATTCCATGCAGACAAGGTGATGGTGGAAATGCTTCGCGCCCTCTTTCCTGAGGTCATAACGGCTGACCCCATCGCCGAAGTTGATTTTGTCGAGAATCTTGAGTTCACTTAACAGCTCGAGTGTACGATAGACCGTAGCCAGCCCTATTTCAGGGTATTTGTCCTTCACTTTGAGAAAGACATCTTCGGCACTTAAGTGATCACGTTCATTCTCGAGCAGGACGCGTACAGTCACCTCCCTTTGGGGAGTGAGCTTGTAATGGGCCCCCTGAAGTGCTTCCTTGATCCTCTGAATCCGATTTTCCACGTGTTCACCTACTTTGTATGATAATCAAAAACATTATAACCAATTTATAATGTTTTTAAAAGCCCTTTACATCTTATTTAGAATTATTACAAATTATATGACGCTATTACATGCTGCACGGCGATGAGCGTCTTGGAATCCCTGAAGGCACCTTCCTGAAGCATTTTCTTCAGGTCCTCGAGCCTTACCTTTACGATATCGAGGAATTCATCGTCATCAAGCGCCTGGGTTTCCATCGTCATATCCTTGGCTTCATACAGGTAGACGTACTCATTGGAGAATCCGGGGGAAACATAGAATTCCTGGACCTCTTCGAGTGTCTTGGCGATTCCTCCTATCTCTTCACGCAGCTCCTTCACCGCCGTTTCATGCGGGGCTTCCCCCACTTCGATCTTGCCGGCGGGAATCTCGAGCAGAAAATCATCCGGAGCGACCCTGTACTGGCGGACGAAATACATCTCCCCCTCATGGACTGCGATGAGGGAGACGGCTCCTTTGTGATAGACGATCTCACGGTCTGCAGTCTGACCGTCAGGAAGCTTCACCCTGCTGTGGTCGACCTTGATGACATGCCCGTCAAAAATTCTGTTATTGGAAATGATCTCTTCTTTAAGATGGGAGTAATCATTATTCTCCATATTCATAAGCCTCTCCTTTTTATTGGTGCAGTTGCCTCTATAGTTAGTATATTACCATAGCGGGAAATAATCATATAGTATGGGCAAAAAGGTAAAATAATGCAAGAACCCGGCCAGAATTGGTATAATTCTAGATGACTAATTAATGGAGGCATGAACTTATGAGAAACATTCAGTTAAAAGATGGCATCAATATATCCGAACTTTCCCTTGGATGCATGAATCTGCCCTTGGATGACAGGACAGAGACCGAAAAGATCATCCGTTTCGCCCTGGAATCTGGAATCACCCACTTTGATACTGCAGATCTTTATCAGTTTGGGCAGAATGAAGAGGTCCTCGGCGAAGTGATGAAACAGTTCCGTTCCGACTACACATTCACAATCGGCACGAAAGGCGGCAATGAGTTCGATGCGGAAAAACAGGAGAAGATTGCATGGAACCCTTCCGCCAGCCATATCAAGAATGCGGTCAAGGATTCCCTCAGCCGCCTCGGTGTCGAGTCGATCGACCACTATCAGCTGCACGGCGGTACGATTGAAGATAATAAGGACGAGACCATATCCGCATTTGAGGACCTCAAGAAAGAGGGGCTGATCAAAAGCTACGGCATCTCCTCCATCCGCCTCAACGTCATCGACTATTATCTGAAGCACAGTAACATCTCAACGCTGATGATGCAGTTCAATCCGATAGACAACAGGCCGCTGGAAGTTGTCCGTAACCTCGATGAGGATGTGAAGCTGCTTGCACGGGGGCCGGTGATGAAGGGGCTGCTGAGCAGGAATTCACGCAAGGTGCTCGACGACAAGTTTGCAGAAGGTGTGCTGGACTATTCATATGAAGAACTGGAATCGGCCATCAGCAGACTCGGTCAGATCAATGGCGACCTCACCGCCCTTTCCTACGCTTTCCTCCGCCATAACAATGCAGCGATCGTAAATGGCGTGAGCAGTCTCGAGCAGCTTGAGGATAACGTGGAAAGCTATATGAATATGCCTGATTTCACGCAGGAGGAGTATGAAAGCATCCTCGATGCTGTCAAGCTGATCAGATATGAGGAGCACAGGGCATGAAATCGTTCATAAAGTGGCTGATTGCACTGGCCAGCTCCTTCATCATCCTTTTCACTTCGCTCGGCTACTACGCCTCGAGCCAGATTCTGTTCTTCAAGCTCAGGGATGTGGAGGTCATAAAAAGGCGCGAGACGCGGGCCAAGCGGTTGAACATGAAGGCCTTCCAGAATCTCCCCCAGGACGACATCCTCATCCCGTCCAAATTCGACTACAGCATCAATGCAGTCTTCGTCCATCCGAACGACACGAACAAATGGATGGTGCTGTGCCATGGTGTGACGGAGAACAAGATCAGTTCCATCAAATACCTCAATATGTTTACGGATATGGGGTACAACTGCGTCATCTATGACGCCAGACGCCATGGGAACACGGGCGGCGTCCATTCGACATATGGCTTCTACGAAAAATATGATCTTGAAACCGTTGTGGACTACGTCTTCGACCATTATGGGCCGGATGTCGAAGTGGGCATCCACGGGGAGTCCATGGGTGCAGCAACGATGCTCCTCTATGCGGGAGAATTGTCCAACCGGGCAAGGTTCTATATTTCCGACGCATCATTCTCCACTTTCGGGGATGAACTGACGAACATATTCAGCCAGTATACGAAGATCGGTTCTCCGCTCATCCTGATCTTCACGAATATATTCTTTCGACTCAGGAGCAGGTTCTCACTATTCAAGGTCTCCCCGATCAGGGTCGTGGAAAAAATTGACCAGCCGGTGCTGTTCGTCCACTCGAAGCCGGACAAGTTCATCCCCTACACACATACTGAAGAACTGTACAAAAAGAAAAAGCCGCCAAAGGCGGCCTGGTATCCGGAACGTGGCGGGCATGTCGAGAGCTACAACAAGAATCCCGAAAAGTACCGGAGGGTGGTTGAGAGCTTCATCGCGAATCACGTGGGATGGTGATTTCGAGGTAGTCATGGGCAATGACTGCAAGGTCCCCCATCCTTTCCTCTACACTTTCCAGCATCTCGGCGTCATAGCGGTTGCTGATATGGACAAGGAGGAGCCGTCCATATGAAATGCGTGACAGATTATTGAGCACATCATCTATTTCCGAGTGGAAATACTGGTGTGCTTTTTCCTTTTCCCCTTCAAGGTAGGTGGCCTCATGTACGATGAGGTCGGCACCATCAAGAAGCTCCAGGTAGTCCCCCCTGTTAATTATCCGGGTATCCCCGTGGACAGCGACCTTCCTCCCTTCGACCGGAGGGCTGAGGAAGTCTGCTGTAGCGTATGTCTTCCCTTCATGCTGAAAAGTCTGGGACTTCTTGATTTCCTTGTAGATCGGGCCCGGCATGATGCCGATGTCCTTCAGCTTGGCGCTGTCCAGTGCCCCGAGCTTCTCAGGTTCGATGAAGACGTACATGAAGCTGTCGACTGCATGGTCCAGCAGGTGGCTCTTCACAGTAAAGCCTTCCACTTCATATTCGCCGTCGTGCACGACTTCCACGAAATGGATGGGATAGTTGAGGTGGGAGCTGCTGATCCTGAATGTCACCTCGACCCATTCCTTGAGTCCTGGCGGTCCGTAGATGACTAGCGGGATGCCCTCCCCGCCCTGATGGGCACGAGACGAAAGAAAGCCTGGCAGCCCGAATATATGGTCTCCATGCAGGTGCGTGATGAACACATGCTTTATCTTTGATGGCCTGATCGTCGTATTCAGTATCCTGTGCTGCAGGGCTTCCGAGGCGTCGATGAGGAAATACTGGTTGATCTCCTCTACCACATCCAGTACGAAACTTTGGGTATTTCTCGTTCTGGATGGAATGCCTGCGCCAGAACCTAGTACTTTGAATTTCATTCTATCACCTGTTTTTGAAATGTTGGTTCATTATATCATATTAAAGAGTTGTGTTTTTAGGAATACAGTGGAATAATGATAAAAGAAAAATTTTGACTAAAGGACTTGTTGGATATGACGACTCAACCATTTAAAGTAGCAATCGCATTGTTTGGAGCGACGGGCGACCTTTCACGGAGGAAGCTGCTCCCTTCCATCTTCCACCTCTTCCAGGAAGGTTCTTTGAAGGACGATTTTGCCCTGATTGCCGTCGGCAGGCGGGATATGGAGGATGCGGATTTCAGGGAGGTTGCCAGAAACTCCATCAGCGATAATGACAAGCTTGAATCATTGGAGGGGCTCGAGGCATTTCTGCAACATATCCACTATGTTAAGGTCTCCGTCACGGATAGCGCCAGTTATGCTGCGTTGAAGGAAAAATTCGATTCAGTCGAAAAAATGTACGATACTGCAGGAAACAGGCTTTTCTACTTGGCGATGCCGCCCCAATTCTTCACTGCTATTACAGACAGCCTGAGGATTTCAGGTATGACGGAAACCGAAGGCTACAAGAAGCTGATCATCGAAAAGCCCTTCGGCAAGGATTACGAAAGTGCACACAGGCTGAATGAAGATATCTCCAAGTCGTTCAGGGAGCATGAAATCTTCCGTATCGACCACTATCTCGGCAAGGAGATGGTGCAGAATATAGAAGTCATCCGATTCAGCAACAGCCTGTTCGAACCGTTGTGGAACAACCATTATGTATCCAATGTCCAGATCACCTCTTCCGAATCGCTCGGCGTGCTGGACCGCGGTGAATATTATGAGCGGAGCGGTGCAGTGCGTGATATGTTCCAGAACCACATGCTCCAGATCGTCTCCCTGCTTGGCATGGAGCCGCCGATCAGCCTGAATAGTGATGATATACGCGAAGAGAAGATCAAGGTGTTGAAAAGCCTGCGCAAAGTCGAAAAGAAGGACATCAACAAGTATTTTGTGCGGGGTCAGTATGATGAGGGTACTGCAGAAGGTGAAGATGTCCCGGGATACCGGGAGGAAACTGATGTCAACAGGACCTCCAACACGCCGACCTTCATAGCTGCGAGGCTGTTCATCGATAATTTCAGATGGGCAGGCGTCCCATTCTATGTCCGTACCGGTAAAAGGATGAGGAATAAGGAAACGAAGATTGTTGTGGAATTCAAGGAAGTCCCCAAAAATCTCTATTATCAGGATAATGCAGATGATGTACTTGCCAAAAACCTTCTGGTCATCCGGATCCAGCCGAATGAAAGCATCACACTGCACCTGAACGTCAAGGACCATGCAGGAGAGCAGGATACAAAAGAAATCAAACTTTCCTACTCCGTCGATAATCAGGATCTTTCAAGGACAGTGGATGCCTATGAGAACCTGATCTACGATTGTCTGGACGGAGATGCGACCAATTTCACCCATTATGAAGAACTGATGAACGCCTGGTCCTTCGTCGATCCGATCAATGAAGTATGGGAAAAGGATATTGCACCTTTCCCGAACTACCGTTCAGGATCGGACGGCCCGGTCAAAAGCAACCTCCTTCTTTCCAAGGATGGATTCAAATGGTGGAACGTATAAGTGGAGAAGTGAGGATATAATGGAAACAGTTAATTTTGTCGAAAAGTTCATCATCTATATAGAAGATCATCTGCGTGAACGCATAGACTACGACCGGGTGCTTGAAGGCATGGGAGTGGAACCGAAATCGTTCATCACCATATTCACTTCACTCGCCGGTATGACGCCCTATGAATATCAGACACGCCGCAGGATGTCGGAGATCGCCCACGAGTTGCATGCAGGCCACCTCCGGCTCATAGATATCGTAAAATATTATGGATACCGGGATATCGATTCATTCAAACGTGCATATTTCAATGCCTTCGGCATTTCTCCATATGAGACGGAACGGCAATTCGATACACTCGATCTGCAGGAGCGCATATCCTTTGAGGTGGTGCCTGTCGATCGTCCGAAGTATCCATCGAGAAGCGCCTATATGGACAGCTTCCGACTGATTGGGTTCGTCAGGAGGTTTTCCGTGGATGATTACAGAAGCGGGATGAAATATGACTTTCTTGCCTATCTCGAGGAGAATGACATGCTGAATGAACTGCTGAAATACAATGACGGTGCGGTAAAAGGCATCATTCTACATGAACGTTATGTCGATGGGGGGATGGAACTGACCGTTGGCGTCTCCTCCACCCTGGCGGCCCCTTTTGAAGAGACCTATACCGAGAGCAGTGAGTTCGTCATCTTCGAGTCCATGGGGAGCCCCCCAGAAGTGTCGGAAGACATATACAGGTACATCTTCCGCAGATGGCGATTCAAAGAGGAGAAGGACCTCAACTGCAACTTCTCCATGGAAGTATTGAAAAGCAGGAATGACTTCGTTTCGGGTGATGCCAAAGTGCAGGTGTGGCAGGCCCTATATCAGGATCTATAATAAAACCGTCGGTCCCCAATCAATGGGGACCGACGGTTTTTTGTACTACTGCCACTCCGTATGGAAAACGCCCGGCTTGTCGAGCCGTTCATATGTGTGGGCGCCGAAATAGTCGCGCTGGGCCTGGATCATGTTGCTTGAGACCCGCGCCTGCTTCATGCTGTCGAAGTAGGACAGTGCGCTCAGGAAGGCAGGCATCGGTATTTCATTTTCTATCGCATGTATGCCGATGCGCCTCAGGCTAGGATGACTGGCGCTGACCACATCCCTGAAATAGTCATCCAGCAGCAGGTTGGTCAGTGCGGGGTCATTTTCGTATGCCCGGTTGATCTCCTCGAGGAACTGGGCACGTATGATGCACCCCTTTCGCCAGA
The sequence above is drawn from the Salinicoccus roseus genome and encodes:
- the zwf gene encoding glucose-6-phosphate dehydrogenase, producing MTTQPFKVAIALFGATGDLSRRKLLPSIFHLFQEGSLKDDFALIAVGRRDMEDADFREVARNSISDNDKLESLEGLEAFLQHIHYVKVSVTDSASYAALKEKFDSVEKMYDTAGNRLFYLAMPPQFFTAITDSLRISGMTETEGYKKLIIEKPFGKDYESAHRLNEDISKSFREHEIFRIDHYLGKEMVQNIEVIRFSNSLFEPLWNNHYVSNVQITSSESLGVLDRGEYYERSGAVRDMFQNHMLQIVSLLGMEPPISLNSDDIREEKIKVLKSLRKVEKKDINKYFVRGQYDEGTAEGEDVPGYREETDVNRTSNTPTFIAARLFIDNFRWAGVPFYVRTGKRMRNKETKIVVEFKEVPKNLYYQDNADDVLAKNLLVIRIQPNESITLHLNVKDHAGEQDTKEIKLSYSVDNQDLSRTVDAYENLIYDCLDGDATNFTHYEELMNAWSFVDPINEVWEKDIAPFPNYRSGSDGPVKSNLLLSKDGFKWWNV
- a CDS encoding helix-turn-helix domain-containing protein, encoding METVNFVEKFIIYIEDHLRERIDYDRVLEGMGVEPKSFITIFTSLAGMTPYEYQTRRRMSEIAHELHAGHLRLIDIVKYYGYRDIDSFKRAYFNAFGISPYETERQFDTLDLQERISFEVVPVDRPKYPSRSAYMDSFRLIGFVRRFSVDDYRSGMKYDFLAYLEENDMLNELLKYNDGAVKGIILHERYVDGGMELTVGVSSTLAAPFEETYTESSEFVIFESMGSPPEVSEDIYRYIFRRWRFKEEKDLNCNFSMEVLKSRNDFVSGDAKVQVWQALYQDL
- a CDS encoding MBL fold metallo-hydrolase; the encoded protein is MKFKVLGSGAGIPSRTRNTQSFVLDVVEEINQYFLIDASEALQHRILNTTIRPSKIKHVFITHLHGDHIFGLPGFLSSRAHQGGEGIPLVIYGPPGLKEWVEVTFRISSSHLNYPIHFVEVVHDGEYEVEGFTVKSHLLDHAVDSFMYVFIEPEKLGALDSAKLKDIGIMPGPIYKEIKKSQTFQHEGKTYATADFLSPPVEGRKVAVHGDTRIINRGDYLELLDGADLIVHEATYLEGEKEKAHQYFHSEIDDVLNNLSRISYGRLLLVHISNRYDAEMLESVEERMGDLAVIAHDYLEITIPRDSR